The Corvus moneduloides isolate bCorMon1 chromosome 20, bCorMon1.pri, whole genome shotgun sequence region GAGCCCGCGGGGGAAAATGGAGCCGCCACGGGGAGATGgagccgccgccccccgcccgccacCGGCCCAGCGCGGCCGCCGGGACCCGCCCAGCCCGGCGCGGCTCTGCGGCTCCTCCGCCGCCCCCGAGCCGGGCGGGGGGAACCGCCGCCTGCCCAGCGCTGCCCCGGGCGCCTCAcggagcggccccgccgcctccccgcggGCTGCAGCCCGGCTGCCCCGGCAGACCCACCCCTTCCTCCCGTTCCTGCCTGGCCTCGCCCGGGTCCCCGTGCGGGGCTGCGATGGCGGGGAgcagcccggcggggcgggggggaccCCATGCTCCCGCTCCTCCCCTCGCCCTCCCGGGAGCGCTGCCCCGCGGCCCGGCGGGCCCTTACCGGCTGCTGGCGGCGCTGGGCGGCCCGGGCGCTGTGACAGGCGGGCGGCACCGCGGGTCCCGGAGCCGCCTCCTCCCtgcccgccccggggccgccccgccccgctctcGCGAGAGCCGCGGGCACCGCCCGGGCCCGCTCCGGGCaccggcccggcctggcctcGAGGTCGCGCGGCCCAGCGGCCGCTCCGGGCAGGCGGGACCCGGGGCTGTGCCCGGCGGTGTCGGGAACGGCTCCCGGTGGTGTCGGGAACGGCTCCCGGTGGTGTCGGGAACGGCTCCGGCGGTGTCGGGAACGGCCCCGGCGCGGCGGTTGGGCCGGGGCGGGTGCGGGCCCCGGGGCGCTGGGGGTTACAACGCGCCGCGGCCTCGAGCGGGGCCGGACCGGCGTTACCGCGGGTGCGAACGGCCCCGCCCGGAGCCAGGGCTGATAAAAACGCGCTGAACTCAACGCTCTGAGGCACGGGGGAGGATTTTGGGGTATCCGGTGCGTTGGACTCGATGTCGTTGGGGCTCCCTGAGTTATCCGCCGCAGACACTGCCCCAGCATCAAACGCAGCTCAGCCCTCGATGCCCTGGTGCCAAGCCAAGCAGGGCAGGATTTAACAGCTCTGCTTGGCGCCTGCAGCACCCCAGTGCAGCCAGCTCGAAATCCTGCGGCTGCCTAAATTaagcagccaaaaaaaaaaaaaaaaaaaccaaaacacaacgATCCCAAAGTCTTTCTTGAACTATTGAATAATACAGCTGACCTGCTCATTCTTGTTGTGTATGGATATAGACAGTGAAGCCCTCGCAAGAAAATGCAGGGGAGGTAATTAAGGAGCaggattctttattttttcttgtgtctgcATAAAAATGATGTTGAGTGGAGGAGTTAATTTACTTGAGCTCCTCGTGCAGCAGCTCTAGCGGGAACAACGTGTGGAGTCACGGTGCTGCACGGTTTGCAGTCGGTGTTTTCATggtttcctgcagcagaaaacCTGGGATTTTGTAACGAGGGATAGTTTCTTACACCAGAGCACTCTGAACCACAATGAACTTAGGTCTTTGCAGGGATGTGCGTTCCCGTGTCACTCCCCACGCTCAGAACATGGTTGGATCACATCAACAAACAGCAGTGCCCCAAATTTTGTATTCTTGGAGTGCACGTTCATATAAGAAGCACCATTACATTTCATACAATTTTTATCCATggatttttaaagttgtttttaaGTTGCTGGAACACGCAGCTTGTTTGTTATCTCCAACACGGTGGAAAAAGCAGCCAGCCCCTTCCTGCGTTCATTTGCATGCCCCTCTTTGCCTGGAAGAAATACCTGTTCTCTGGGACAATGTGGCTTTGAAATAGGATCCTGCCTGGAATCTTTAGGGTAACATTTGACTTCAAAAGAGACACCACTGCAGTTGGGGGAGGAGGCATGCTAGAGTtgatccttaaaaataatgagaagtGTAAAGAAGTTAGTGATGTTTAATGAAAGGTTAAGGATAAATATAATCAGCTCTACTCTCCCACCATATCCCAGCATTTTTCTACCCTGCATCCCCACAGACAGGTCATTGGATGGAATTACGgcagcaaagacaaaataatttctgttttcctctgctttacTATTGCTGAAGTAGGTGACACGATTGAACCATTAGTCTTCCTACTCGAAATACCTTAAACTTTTACTCATTATGTAACAACTAAATAAaagtttctgattttaaaaaatatacctTTAATCTGTACAAAGAGTTCTTTGTCTAAGCACAGCCCAGAGTGAGGTGAAATGCAGAGTTCCTGTTCCTTCCAGCCAACAGCTGTGGAGGTGTGTGGAGAACAGCGGTGCCCTGGTGTTCACTTTTCACGTCTTTTCAAACCCAAACAGAGCTATTTGCTCGTCCTGTGATCAAAGGATGCTCGCTTGCATCTCTGGGTTCTTTCAGAGGCTTGTGCAATTATCTTGTGTTCATAGGCATTCACAACTACACCAGTTGCTTCAGGGCAGAGCTCGCTGCATTTGTTATCGACAACAAGCAATGAGAATTCATTGTCTCGCATTAATTCACTGGTGAAAAactcacagaatcccagaatcatttaggttggaaaagacctctgagatcatcaagtcaaaCCTGTGACTGATCCACACTTTGTGAACCggcccagagcactgagtgccacatccagtcattccttggacaccttccagtgcctgaccacactttccatggagaaattcctcctgatgtccaacctggaCCGCCCcggtgcagcttgaggccatgtcCTCTTTCTGTCACTTGCTGCCTAGGAGAAGAGACCAaacccacctggctacaacctctgCCTTACTTCTCAGGGCTTTAGAAGCAGGAGAAGTCCTCAGGATGAGAAGCTGGCGTTGGTGAGAGGGTTGTTCTCACTCTGGTGCACCACGATCCCCTCggtttgctgctgttgtggcaaccacagctgcagccctggaacTGGCACCACCAGCCCGTGTGGAGCTCACCCACCAGACCTCCCACGTCCTCTCTGCTTCACCCGCTGCAGTTGGCACCTGGATGCCCTGTGCTTGTccagacacagctctgcttgTCACACCCAATTCGTTCTGAATCACACCAATAGGCTTGTGCTCACAGGCAGAACTCGCTGCAGGTCTCAggctttaaatatttcagaaataaatatccATGAGTAATTTTGCATAAATGAGTAGTGCCAGTCGGTTCACGAGGGAGACCTTTCTTCCCTAGGCAAGCCTAGgaagtcttttaaaataaacacatccACCAGTTACCAGAAAACTCTGCTATAAACTGACAACTGTTTCTAAGAGGTTGTTGCCAGTTCTTGCATTTGTCCCCAGGATAATACAGGCTGGTTTGCTTTAATTCTCAAGACTACATGGCTTTAAGCTGGAAGCAAACAAGCATGAACTCAGCATGGCCACAGCCTGTAATCCTCAGACTTCACCTTTCTGCTGGCCAGGGGCTTGGAGAACCTCATAAATTTATGACTCTTCCACAGCATGTCTGTCTTAAGGAATCTGATTTAGAGGCTTATTCTCCAAAGGTTTTATGATTCATCACTTGTGATAGACAaggagaaatatgaaatatggCCCATGTGTACTGCTGTAACTCCACTTACATTAGACATCTATCATCAACTACCATTGGTATTCTACTCCTCAAGTATTTATATCCCATTATTGAATTCCTCACAATCTTTAAGTGTATTTCTCTTCCCAATGACTTTATGAGGTCAGGAAGAACTGTCACAGTCAGGAAAGGGAACAAAGACGGTGTTCTGCTCTGGGCTTGCAAGGAAGACTGAGAAACTGAGCAGTTCCCTTCTCAAGCCATTGCCAGAACTCTGACCCAGTACACTGCACTTCTTTCCATCTGCACCCTGTTTGTATGCTAATAAAAATTGACACCAAATGTCCACCCTTGGACACATCTCAGCTGGCAAAATAGAGTATTCAATGAGCTGCTgtttaaagtaattttacagACAAGTAGGTGGGACTTGACTACTTTCAAAGTAGACCTGAAGAGCATACTTTACAGCAGTCCTAAAGATGAGCTGTCACAACGTGCTGGcctgcaggctggggctgaaTTAGTTTGGTATCCTTGTATTTTCTTATAAATGTGTTGCTCCTATTATCTACACCACAACCTCCAACAACTGCTTTATGAATCCATCTGCAGTTGAGTTTATCGTTCAGAGCATCGCACTTTATCTCGGGTCTTCATTTATATTCATCAGTGGGGATGGAAGTAAAATTTAGCTTTAATTCAAAGGCTAATTTAGGTTTCAGTGTATGATTAACATTCCACAATTACTACCATCAAAGTCAAGCATATGCATAAGTCCCTGCAGGACTGGGGccaaaacattttcaagtatCCACTTATTCAATACATTTTATATAAAGAATTATTCTTATCTATTATTTACGCAAGGGCCTTAACTAGGTAAATCTTGACAGCTAGGCCTCTCTCTCCATATAATTACTTATCCTCTTACTTTTCATCTGGTTTCTACTCTACCTTGTTATCTAATTCCTTGGGTCTGAGCACAGTTCACTAACTGTAAATACAATTtactctcaggagcagcaggaatattCAGCAATCTCCAAACCTAAGTTTTCAGGATAATGTGCAACAACTCCCAACAGGTAAGAGCACGGACCATATAATTTGGTAAAATGAACCATTAAAAAGTATCAAcactaaataataaaaatctctaCTAAACTAGAAATTATTGCAACACATCcagaaaaatactaatttttccattaaatacCATCATTcaaccaaagcaaacaaagtcCAGCTAGTCCACTCAGCCAGAGGGAATCACCAAAACTTTAATACTATATTTCTGGCATGCAACACATACATAATTAAACAGTTAAAAAACATGTACAAGTGCAGTATGCATAATGTAAAGGCAGCCTTGCTGTGGATTGTGTCTATCAGGATGTTCACAGCACCAGTCATAACATTTGCTAGCAAGAAAAACAGTAATTGATTTTTGTTAATAGCACTAATCAAGCATAGCCGTGACAGCTTGTCTTCCCTTCCCATTGGCACGGCCCCCATTCCGTGTTTTTTACTGGAATCAGGGGGCTGCACaaccttccagcagcagggcacgCTGGAGCCCTTCACCAGCAGCTTTGTGAACACCAGGGTGAGGTCAGTGAGCACAAacaagctcagcagcagcaggcagtgggCAAGCACCCAGGTGCAGAAGGGCAGGTTGGCCACACGGCGGGACACGGGCTCCGTGCAcgcctggcacagctggagaagCACGAACAGCACGAGAACTGCCAGAGCCAGCCCCCTCAGGGCTTCCAGCCAGCCCCTCACCGAGGCCCTGcgctgcagcagccacagccccaccTGCACACTCGCCAGGTAGATGGCCAGGTAtccaaggagggagagcagcccTTCCCGGTTGGCATCGAGGAAGCCGAGCCGGGAGTCTCTGCCGTCGCTCCCGTGCAGGATGAACACCTTCAGGGAGGTAGTGCTGAGAAGGAGCTGATAAAGTACAGCCAGAGCTAGAGCCACAAGCCAAGCCTTATGTTTGGGAAATATGGCTAAAAGCACAGATGCTGCAAGTCTCACAAATGCcaaggtaaagaaaaaattccagtgCACGCCGTACTCCGAGGTGTGCTCATGGTACTCGATGGATTTAACACTCAGCAGCCGCCCAACACCGAGGGAAATCAGCGGCCACACGGAAAACATCTGCCTGGCCAGATTGGAAAACCTGGGTTGTGTCATGTAAGACTTCTGTCGAACCTCAGGGCAAACGAGAGCATTTCCAAAGATAAAGGCTCCAACGCCCAAATCCATAACCCCGGTGCCGTAGGTCTCGGCCTTGGCGTATCGCCGGGGATACTGCGGGAAATCCACGGCCAAAATGCTGATGGATGTCAGCACGTTGACATAAACACGGAACACAGTTACTGCTGGAATGTACTCAGGATCCAAGTATGTCTTCTGGAATTCTTTTACAATTTGCCCAAAGGGCGCTCTGGCCTCCCGTTTTCTCTGGCTgtatattttggaaaatattccaGCGCAGAAGGCAGCAAGGATAACTGGCATGAAAAAGATGATTGGAGACAAGACAGTGCAGGAGAACAGGAGAGGAGACACCAGCACCAGGAAGTCGAGCAGCAGGCTGTACTTCCTCGAGCTTACAGGTTTTCCGTGGTGCAGGTAGTACAGGATCAGGAGGagccctctgcagagcaggcacagcGGAGCCAGGGACAAGCCTGCGGAAATTTCCAGCAAACTCGTTCCATTTAGGTTGCTGATAAAGGcttctttcagctgtttttgggacattcttcttccttcctctgaaaacacaaaacatgaACTTGAGGTAGCTTTGTAAAACGGGTCTCAGAACGCCATAAAAATGAATCAGTTCATTAAAACAACATTGATTTCGGAAGCTACTGAGTTACttctcaatttaaaaaacacagagcagcaccGGAGCTGGCCTGGGAAGCCAAGGAGAGGCAGAGTCACTGGAAGGCTTGAGGAAGTTCCAGCGTTTTACATCCTGCTGTGTTCCAACGAGATGCTTCATATATTTTTGCGGGAGATCTCTAAATATCAAATACTCCACTGAATGTTCACATTGTGAATAATCTTACTGCTCTGTAGAACATAACTTTGCCATATTCTCTATGGTGTAAATGGCACCGTTATGTAAAAACGTGGCCCTAAAAAACTTTGTGTTGCCTGGTCGGTAcaaccagcagctgcagcccccaagTGCCTTTCTCTCCGCGAGACCTAAGAAGCGTGGATTAACCAGCCAGAACCTCCGGGTTCTGCTCAGCCCCGGGGCGGAGGAGCGGGAGCTTACCGGGAGCGGGGCATGGATGGCGGCGGGGGATGGATGGCGGTGGGGAACAGAGCCGGCGGTGGGGGACAGAGCCGGCGGCGCCCGGGGCCGCCTCTGCCGCCCTCACGGCCCCGGCCCGGAGCGGCCGCGGGTGGAGCCGGGCCGGGGTGAAGCCGGGCCGGGGTGAAGCCGGGCCGGGGTGAAGCCGGGCCCGGTAAAGCCGGGCCGCGTTCCCCGGCCGCACTTTCGCCGCTTCCGCAGCGCCCGAGCCCCGcccgagccccggccccggctccgcctccccggcccgcccgccccgctccgctgccggccccggccccgctccggccccgctgccgcccgcgGTAAGTCCCGACCCGACCCgacccggcccggccctgccctgccctgccctcccgTCCTGCCCGGCCCGGGATCGCCGCCGCCGGGCCCTGCCCGCCTCAGCCCCGGCAAAGCAcggccctgaggggacaccgcgcccggcggcggcggcggcgaccTTGGGGTCCCGCCCGGGAGCTGCCACGGCCCGCGTGTGTCCCGCGTGTGTTCTGTGTGTGTCTCGCGTGTGTCCCGTGTGTCCCGTGTGTGTCCCGCGTGTGTCCCGTGTGTCCCCCGTGTGTCCCCCGGGATCTGCGAGTACCGGCACAAAGGGCTCTGCCGGGAGAGCGGGATAGATCGGGCGGGGGTTTGGGGATGGGAGCTTGCCCGGAGCTCCAAACTGACTCCAAGTGGTGTTTTCATGCCGGGTAAGAACGAAGTTAGGGATGGAATGGGAATAAGAATGGAATAGGAAGAGGAATGGAATAAGAAGAGGAATGGAAGAAGAATGGAATAGAGTAGAattagaatagaatagaatagaacagaatagaatagaatagaatgaaaacagaattagaatagaatagaatgtAAACAGAATTAGAATAGAGTATAAGAGAACAAAATTAGAATAGAATTAGAATAGAATATAATAGAATCAGAACAAAATTAGAatagaattaaaatataatagaaCAAAATTAGAATAGAATTAGAAtagaaaaggaatggaaataatggcagctccagctgcaggaaggacagAATTCTTCCTGTCTGTGTGACTGGAACCTCAGCGTTTATCACAGAAATTCAAAGGGCCTGACTCACCTTGGGTTGGCTCTCAGAGATTTTCAGAGGAAACAGGAAGGGTACAGCAGCAGCCAATGTTGTTTCTGCTGCAACTTCTCTGAGTCACTCCCCAAAGCTCTGGCTTCTCTGGCACCATCAGACCCTCAGATCTTTCCTATTTCTCCAAACAGGAGGAGTTTAACAAGTAGTTGCAATTTCTCACCAAGAAAACTTGCTTTATTAAAGAGAAGCAAAGCTTTTTATTCCTGATGGAAGGGAAGATATATTATTCCCTCCAAAAAAGCTTTATTTGCAGGGGCAGCAGAACATGACCATCACTCTGGGTAGGATTTCCAGCTCCAGTGTTCCTTGGGCCCCACTGGCATCAGCAATTCTGTCTGAAGTCTTCGGGCTTTGCATTTGGAACCCTCTGGAAAACGACATGCCCAGAGTTATCTTGATctaaatgtctttttattttcttatttaagcATTCTCCAGCGTAATTTGAATGAAGTACCCTAAAGGCCTTCTCCAGCGTTCCCGTCCACAGGGCTGGACAAGATGCCAAAGcaggtaaaaagaaaaccaggaattGTGTGTGCTAATTAAATTTTACTTCCAGGAAAGAATTCTTGGCTTATTTCCATGCAGTCAAGATTAGGTAGCTACTAATGAATATTCACCCCTGCTTCATGAATTGACTGGACTTATTTACTGTGGGTTTGAGCTGTGTTAGTGACACCAGGCAGTGATTTTTGTTGTGCCCTGGGCTCTAACAGGGCAGGTGTTAACACGGGCAGCAAGCACCTCCTAAGGGTGTTTGTTCAGGAAAATGAATGGACACAAGAGTTGTGATTTACTTTCAAATATTCCTTTACTTTTGGCTAAGAAATCATCGTCTCAGCTGAAGTGATGCTGAGCAGGGCAGCAAAAACCAAGCCCTTCCTCAGGTCTCACAGTCTCACAGTGGATTTAACTTGCCTGGTGCCAGGGTAATACAGGAACACAGAGGGGGCACAGGAAGAAAGGGGAATTGGCAGGAGCTCCTCAGGTCCATTGAGTGTTTCCTAATTGTGGTGTCTGTTCTCTCACAGCAGCAAGCTGCTTTATGCTCATTCAGAGGAGAATAACAGAAATCACTTGGATGGCAATGCTTTATTGTGTTgctaagcttttttttttttcctctgttggagtgaaagctcctctggactcaggcccaggGGGAAACCAAggcacaggggttgaattaaaacctttggataagctgagatatgtgaagccacaccaaagtgaaatagaaatacagattttttaacttttaatagaaatatatgctaagtgccttaaaaagtgccttaaacattaaaaatctgcagcagagaccttagacacagttcttactgcagcagtgttaccttttcacagaattctttactttagacaaaatacaGATAGAATTAtgctgttcacattttttagatagagtgttcacataaacaataagagctgatagaaactgcgtatgcaaatctgtgtaatacctgtGTAACATTGGTGTAAGGCTTAAAattgttagaattagaccaggataggttaagaaaaggaaaactggaatCGTGTGTTACTCGTATgggtcaattaacaaatataatctacacttctgtaagaaaaaatatagagcatatagaagaagaagcagctgttttctgcctgccaCTGttgcttggctttatcatgcAACCCccttgaactctgccttcaagaaagctgtgagactatgaactaaagaactcagcagaacagcagctcctctgctctctcaCGCTGGTTCGAGAAGGAAGGATACCCTGTCAAAAGCTCAACATTTCCCCTTACTGTGTAAAATTCTGTATTACTGGAAATGAACTATGCATGCTGTctgcaaaagataaaaatgctCCTAAATGAGTACACTAttgtagctttattttttttttttaggagtgTGCTAAATGGGGTTTGCAGATCATTTGCCCTTTATTAATGAGCTCAGCTCAGGTAGTGGGAATGCTGCCTACTAAATGTAGCATTTTCTGTATAAACAAGATGATGGAGTTCATTGGTTAACTTGTGGTACAGGTGAGTAGGGATGGTTTGGAGAACTTTCTGTCAAAGAGAAGGCATATATAGAATGCAGAAATCAGGACTGGCATCTTTCccattcctcatttttcttttctagcttttcctttccccagaaaTGGCAGACAGGACCTGGAATTTCTCTTCTGGCTGGTTTTCCATGTGTCCTTCCAAATAATGTTGTCAAGCACACAGGAGCGCAGAGGCTGAGGTTTGAATTTAAGTGATTCAAAGGAGACAAGCTTTCAGCTAAGACAGGGCAGCTCCCCCCTCAGCACCATtcctctgccctggctgtgacGTGTGCACTCTGCAGCTTTCACCCTGAAAGTCTCTGCTAGGAAAACTGCATTTGTTTTGGTCTGCAGTGGCTTCCAGCTGCACCTGCAgccagcccttcctgctgccctgagCCCAGGGCACTGCTTGGATTGAATGTGGGACATGCAGAGGCTTAGAAATGAGAACATGGTGTGAGTGTGTCTGTGCTGAGCAACCTGCAGAACTGCAGGGTGAGCCCAAGGCCACGTTCTCTGAGTGCCTTTGCTCACTGCCAGAGTGATGTTTTCTAACATCAGAGCAGGGGGAGGGCAGCTgggaggaagagcagctcaCACATCCTGAGGTCTGGCTCCTGCTGAGACTGAACTTCAGTGACgtggaagcagcagaagagctAGAACAGGGGATGAGGTGAAAGTCCAGCTTTTCACCTCTCACTGGTGCTGATCTGACATCCCCTCCAGGAAAATGGCCAAAGGGAAGATTCTCTCATCCAGAATGACCTCAGTGAATCATTTGAAGAGGAAGTTAGAGCCTTCCTCAGTGATGAAGAGAAACTGCATCTTTTTGATGACCTCACGAAAGTGAATCCGGTGACAACCAGGACAGGTGAGCAGCCAGGGAGTGTCTGCTGAGGGATCCCTTTCCCTGGTGGCCACAGACAcgtggcagctcctgctctcactGCATTAATAGCATGAACACAGGAGTTGTGTGTATTAGACCCACATCACTCTCTTGATCACCTCATTCTCTATTAAACCTGGCGGGTAGCACACCTGAGACTTTTGTTACAAGCAGGCACAGGAAGAGTCAAACAGGCTTTGCAAAAGATGCTGATGGAAGCTGTTGTCTTTCAGTTCTGAAATGTCTTCAAGCAAGATACAGAGTCAACCTGTTCTATACAaatgctggctgcagcctggtGGCTTTAAATCCTTTCCAGCCTGTCTCCTGCCTCTACTCACCTGAGCTCATGAGGGAGTACCACATTGCACTTTGTCCTCAGGTAACCCTTGTGGTTGAGATAACTGTCCTTCTGCAGAGCCCAGGTGTGAAACTGCTCCAAATTTATATGAGCAAAATACTCCCACAGGATAAACCCCATTTCTAGTGAAATAGTTCTGTTAAAAGAGCAGTGCTGTTTTCAGGTAAATGTGAGATGACCCTTGCTATCCATTGCTGTTGAATTGTGTGGTTCCTGTTCTCTTAAATATGAATATTCTCTTTCACTGCCAGGATTTAAAACCTCACATCTTTGCAGTGGCTGAGCAAACCTACAGGAATGTCCAAAAGCAGATGGACCCTGTGAACCAGTCCATCATTGTGAGTGGAGAAAGTGGTGCTGGGAAGGTAAGGAAATGGTTTTTTATGACATTGCTCTCACGTTTTGAGTTCTGCCAGGGATTTGTAGTGCAGAGTAGTGCAGTGAATGAgcaaagaggaattaaaaaCCCCTCTGACAGAGCACGTAGCCAGTCTGCCCAGCACGGCTCTCTTGAAATGTGTGTGAAGCATTAAGTGATTGCTGCAGTTAAACACACTCTGCTTAATATAGCAGCTCTTCAGGTGGCATCTGTCATTTCTGGAGGGCTGGGTTTGAATCATTCAGCAGGAATTGCACCTGAGTTAGTGCCTCAGCCTGGTCTGTCAGGGAGCTCGTGTGAATCTCAGCAAACCCTCTGTAAAGACTCAGAGCAGTGAATTCATATCCTGCCCTGGCCCTTCTGTGATGGTCCATCCCTGTTCAGGGCAATGCTGAGGGTATTTTTAAGCCCAGTAACAAGATGCTTTGCTGAATGTTAATGACTCAAAATCCGTTTACATTCATTCCATCCCAAGGCAGGAGCTGTTAATTCTGGCTGATGACACCTCGATGGAAGTGCCATTCAGCAGAGCactcccactgcagcagcactgaaatgtgTGTCTGTGGCACAGTTTCCACTGAACCAGAGCTCTAAACGTGACACAGTTCCTCTCTTTAGCCTCCCCTCCAGCTGCACACTGTTTGCAGAAGGCAGCACTGCTCCACTGACAGAACTGATaatgttaaaaacaaagagCTACTGTCAGGCCTCTCTCTTGCAGACCTGGACCTCTCGCTGCCTTATGAAATTCTATGCCTCTGTTGCTGCCTCAGCTATCTCCCCAAAAGGCAACGAAACTGTGGAAAGGATAGAGAAGAGAGTGCTGGATTCCAACCCTGTCATGGAAGCATTTGGTAAATGTGGCTTTTTTAACAACAAACAGGAGTAATGGCCACTGTGGGAATTTCCGTTGTTACCACACGAGTCTAAGCTGTCTCTTGGTCCTCTCCTTAAAAACTTCAAAT contains the following coding sequences:
- the PIGW gene encoding phosphatidylinositol-glycan biosynthesis class W protein, with the translated sequence MSQKQLKEAFISNLNGTSLLEISAGLSLAPLCLLCRGLLLILYYLHHGKPVSSRKYSLLLDFLVLVSPLLFSCTVLSPIIFFMPVILAAFCAGIFSKIYSQRKREARAPFGQIVKEFQKTYLDPEYIPAVTVFRVYVNVLTSISILAVDFPQYPRRYAKAETYGTGVMDLGVGAFIFGNALVCPEVRQKSYMTQPRFSNLARQMFSVWPLISLGVGRLLSVKSIEYHEHTSEYGVHWNFFFTLAFVRLAASVLLAIFPKHKAWLVALALAVLYQLLLSTTSLKVFILHGSDGRDSRLGFLDANREGLLSLLGYLAIYLASVQVGLWLLQRRASVRGWLEALRGLALAVLVLFVLLQLCQACTEPVSRRVANLPFCTWVLAHCLLLLSLFVLTDLTLVFTKLLVKGSSVPCCWKVVQPPDSSKKHGMGAVPMGREDKLSRLCLISAINKNQLLFFLLANVMTGAVNILIDTIHSKAAFTLCILHLYMFFNCLIMYVLHARNIVLKFW